In Vallicoccus soli, the following are encoded in one genomic region:
- a CDS encoding RNA polymerase-binding protein RbpA, whose protein sequence is MASGNAIRGSRVGAGPMGEAERGDAAPRVRISYWCANGHETCPSFADEPEAVLPETWDCPRCGLPAGRDREAPPSAPRTEPYKTHLAYVKERRSDSDGEAILAEALAKLRGEAV, encoded by the coding sequence GTGGCGAGTGGCAACGCGATCCGGGGCAGCCGCGTGGGCGCCGGCCCGATGGGCGAGGCGGAGCGGGGCGACGCCGCCCCCCGCGTGCGCATCTCGTACTGGTGCGCCAACGGGCACGAGACCTGCCCGAGCTTCGCCGACGAGCCCGAGGCCGTCCTGCCCGAGACGTGGGACTGCCCGCGCTGCGGGCTGCCGGCCGGGCGCGACCGGGAGGCGCCGCCCTCGGCGCCGCGCACCGAGCCGTACAAGACCCACCTGGCGTACGTGAAGGAGCGGCGCAGCGACTCCGACGGCGAGGCGATCCTCGCCGAGGCCCTGGCCAAGCTGCGCGGCGAGGCGGTCTAG
- the rapZ gene encoding RNase adapter RapZ, translated as MSGAGRTTAADALEDLGWYVVDNLPAALLPRLAHLGASTGGAVERIAAVVDVRSLSFTSDLRGSLDELRAELGVQPSVIFLEAADDVLVRRFESSRRPHPLQGNGRILDGITEERRLLAPVRELADLLIDTSALNVHQLATKVVENVDGGATAPLRATVMTFGYKYGLPVDADLVVDCRFLPNPHWVPDLRPLTGQDEPVSSYVLDQPGASEFLDRYTDVLRIVADGYRREGKRYVLLAVGCTGGKHRSVAMAEELSARLLAGGVDVTLVHRDLGRE; from the coding sequence ATGTCCGGCGCGGGGCGCACCACGGCGGCCGACGCGCTGGAGGACCTCGGCTGGTACGTCGTCGACAACCTCCCGGCCGCGCTCCTGCCGCGGCTGGCGCACCTGGGCGCGAGCACCGGCGGGGCGGTGGAGCGGATCGCCGCGGTGGTCGACGTGCGCAGCCTGAGCTTCACGAGCGACCTGCGCGGCTCGCTGGACGAGCTGCGCGCCGAGCTCGGCGTGCAGCCCAGCGTGATCTTCCTCGAGGCCGCCGACGACGTGCTCGTGCGCCGCTTCGAGTCGTCCCGCCGCCCGCACCCGCTGCAGGGGAACGGCAGGATCCTCGACGGCATCACCGAGGAGCGCCGCCTGCTCGCCCCGGTGCGCGAGCTCGCCGACCTGCTCATCGACACCTCGGCGCTCAACGTGCACCAGCTCGCGACCAAGGTCGTGGAGAACGTCGACGGCGGGGCGACGGCGCCGCTGCGCGCGACCGTCATGACGTTCGGCTACAAGTACGGCCTGCCCGTCGACGCGGACCTCGTCGTCGACTGCCGCTTCCTGCCCAACCCGCACTGGGTCCCCGACCTGCGCCCGCTCACCGGCCAGGACGAGCCCGTGAGCAGCTACGTGCTCGACCAGCCCGGCGCGAGCGAGTTCCTCGACCGCTACACCGACGTGCTGCGCATCGTCGCCGACGGCTACCGGCGCGAGGGCAAGCGCTACGTGCTGCTCGCCGTCGGCTGCACCGGCGGCAAGCACCGCTCCGTGGCCATGGCCGAGGAGCTCTCGGCCCGGCTGCTCGCCGGCGGGGTCGACGTCACGCTCGTGCACCGCGACCTGGGCCGCGAGTGA
- the gap gene encoding type I glyceraldehyde-3-phosphate dehydrogenase codes for MTVRVGINGFGRIGRNFFRAALAQGADVEIVGVNDLTDNATLAHLLKYDSILGRLGQDVSFTEDEITVGGKSFKALAERDPGALPWGDLGADVVIESTGRFTSAADAGKHVSAGAKKVIISAPAKDEDVTIVMGVNEGTYDPAQHTIISNASCTTNCLAPMAKVLNDEFGIVSGFMTTIHAYTNDQVILDFPHKDLRRARAAALNIIPTTTGAAKAVSLVLPELKGKLDGYALRVPVPTGSATDLTVKLSREVSKQDINAAIKAAAEGPLKGILEYTEDPIVSSDIVTYPASCIFDASLTNVLGDTAKVLGWYDNEWGYSNRLVDLTKLVGSSL; via the coding sequence GTGACTGTGCGAGTCGGCATCAACGGCTTCGGCCGGATCGGGCGCAACTTCTTCCGCGCCGCGCTGGCGCAGGGGGCCGACGTCGAGATCGTGGGGGTCAACGACCTCACCGACAACGCGACGCTCGCGCACCTGCTCAAGTACGACTCGATCCTCGGCCGCCTGGGCCAGGACGTGTCGTTCACCGAGGACGAGATCACCGTCGGCGGGAAGAGCTTCAAGGCGCTCGCCGAGCGCGACCCGGGCGCGCTGCCCTGGGGCGACCTGGGCGCCGACGTCGTCATCGAGTCGACCGGCCGCTTCACCTCCGCGGCCGACGCCGGCAAGCACGTCTCGGCCGGCGCCAAGAAGGTGATCATCTCGGCGCCCGCCAAGGACGAGGACGTCACCATCGTCATGGGCGTCAACGAGGGCACGTACGACCCGGCGCAGCACACGATCATCTCCAACGCGTCGTGCACCACGAACTGCCTCGCGCCGATGGCGAAGGTGCTCAACGACGAGTTCGGGATCGTGTCCGGCTTCATGACGACGATCCACGCGTACACCAACGACCAGGTCATCCTGGACTTCCCGCACAAGGACCTGCGCCGCGCCCGCGCCGCCGCGCTCAACATCATCCCGACGACGACCGGCGCCGCGAAGGCCGTGAGCCTCGTGCTCCCGGAGCTCAAGGGCAAGCTCGACGGCTACGCGCTGCGCGTGCCGGTGCCGACCGGCTCGGCGACCGACCTCACGGTCAAGCTCTCCCGCGAGGTCAGCAAGCAGGACATCAACGCCGCGATCAAGGCGGCGGCCGAGGGCCCGCTGAAGGGCATCCTCGAGTACACCGAGGACCCGATCGTCTCGAGCGACATCGTCACCTACCCCGCGTCGTGCATCTTCGACGCGTCGCTGACGAACGTCCTGGGCGACACCGCCAAGGTCCTCGGCTGGTACGACAACGAGTGGGGCTACTCGAACCGCCTCGTCGACCTGACGAAGCTCGTCGGCTCCTCGCTCTGA
- the whiA gene encoding DNA-binding protein WhiA: MAMTSAVKDELARVVVTKPCDRKAEVSAVLRFAGGLHIVSGRIVVEAELDTSAAARRLKRDIAEVFGHPSELLVMSPGGLRKGTRYVVRVVKDGEALARQTGLLDGRGRPVRGLPPQVVNGPVCDAVAAWRGAFLAHGSLTEPGRSSALEISCPGPEAALALVGAARRLDVVAKARDVRGVDRVVVRDGDAIGALLTRLGAHQSLLAWEERRMRREVRATANRLANFDDANLRRSARAAVAAGARVQRALEILGDEVPEHLREAGELRLTHKQASLEELGGLAEPPMTKDAVAGRIRRLLAMADRRAHELGLPDTEQGLTAEMLQA; the protein is encoded by the coding sequence ATGGCGATGACCTCCGCGGTGAAGGACGAGCTCGCGCGCGTCGTGGTCACCAAGCCCTGCGACCGCAAGGCGGAGGTGTCGGCGGTCCTGCGCTTCGCGGGCGGCCTGCACATCGTCAGCGGCCGCATCGTCGTCGAGGCCGAGCTCGACACCTCGGCGGCCGCGCGCCGGCTCAAGCGCGACATCGCCGAGGTCTTCGGCCACCCCTCCGAGCTGCTCGTCATGAGCCCGGGCGGGCTGCGCAAGGGCACGCGGTACGTCGTGCGGGTCGTCAAGGACGGCGAGGCCCTGGCCCGCCAGACCGGCCTGCTCGACGGGCGCGGGCGCCCGGTGCGCGGCCTGCCGCCGCAGGTGGTCAACGGCCCGGTCTGCGACGCGGTCGCCGCCTGGCGCGGGGCGTTCCTGGCCCACGGCTCGCTCACCGAGCCCGGCCGGTCCTCGGCCCTGGAGATCAGCTGCCCCGGCCCGGAGGCGGCGCTGGCCCTCGTCGGCGCCGCGCGCCGGCTCGACGTCGTGGCCAAGGCGCGCGACGTGCGCGGCGTGGACCGGGTCGTGGTGCGCGACGGCGACGCCATCGGCGCCCTGCTGACCCGCCTCGGCGCGCACCAGAGCCTGCTGGCGTGGGAGGAGCGGCGGATGCGCCGCGAGGTGCGGGCGACCGCCAACCGGCTGGCCAACTTCGACGACGCCAACCTGCGCCGCTCGGCGCGGGCGGCGGTGGCGGCGGGGGCGCGCGTGCAGCGCGCGCTGGAGATCCTCGGCGACGAGGTGCCCGAGCACCTGCGCGAGGCCGGGGAGCTGCGCCTGACGCACAAGCAGGCGAGCCTGGAGGAGCTGGGCGGGCTCGCCGAGCCGCCGATGACGAAGGACGCGGTCGCGGGGCGCATCCGCCGGCTGCTCGCGATGGCCGACCGCCGCGCCCACGAGCTCGGCCTCCCCGACACCGAGCAGGGGCTCACCGCGGAGATGCTCCAGGCCTGA
- a CDS encoding phosphoglycerate kinase, translating to MKTIDDLERELGGLSGKRVLVRADLNVPLSGSTITDDGRIRASVPTVERLAAAGARVVVCAHLGRPKGEPDPRYSVRPAYERLAELLPGRTVSFAEDVTGPSAQRTVAALGDGDVAVLENLRFDARETSKDAAERGALADELAALADAYVSDGFGVVHREQASVYDVAQRLPHAAGGLVVAEVESFAKVLEDPARPYAVVLGGSKVSDKLAVIDNLLGKVDRLLVGGGMCFTFLKAQGHDVGDSLLEEDQVDTVRGLIARAERDGVRLVLPVDVVVSTEISDDAATRVVPADAIPAGQKGLDIGPASVALFREQLADARTVVWNGPMGVFEKRPFAEGTRGVAQAIADVDGFSVVGGGDSAAAVRALGLDESAFGHVSTGGGASLELLEGKVLPGLAVLEQ from the coding sequence GTGAAGACCATCGACGACCTCGAGCGCGAGCTGGGCGGGCTGTCCGGCAAGCGCGTGCTCGTGCGCGCGGACCTCAACGTCCCGCTCTCGGGCTCGACGATCACCGACGACGGGCGCATCCGCGCCAGCGTCCCGACGGTGGAGCGGCTCGCCGCCGCCGGCGCGCGCGTGGTCGTCTGCGCCCACCTCGGCCGCCCCAAGGGCGAGCCCGACCCCCGCTACAGCGTGCGGCCGGCGTACGAGCGCCTGGCCGAGCTGCTGCCCGGGCGCACGGTGTCCTTCGCCGAGGACGTCACCGGCCCGAGCGCGCAGCGCACCGTCGCGGCCCTCGGCGACGGCGACGTCGCGGTGCTCGAGAACCTGCGCTTCGACGCGCGCGAGACGAGCAAGGACGCGGCCGAGCGCGGCGCCCTCGCCGACGAGCTCGCGGCCCTGGCCGACGCGTACGTCTCCGACGGCTTCGGGGTCGTGCACCGCGAGCAGGCGAGCGTGTACGACGTCGCCCAGCGCCTGCCGCACGCCGCCGGCGGCCTCGTCGTGGCCGAGGTCGAGTCCTTCGCCAAGGTGCTCGAGGACCCGGCGCGCCCCTACGCCGTCGTCCTCGGCGGGTCGAAGGTCAGCGACAAGCTCGCCGTCATCGACAACCTCCTCGGCAAGGTCGACCGCCTGCTCGTCGGCGGCGGCATGTGCTTCACGTTCCTCAAGGCGCAGGGCCACGACGTCGGCGACTCGCTGCTCGAGGAGGACCAGGTCGACACGGTGCGCGGGCTCATCGCCCGCGCCGAGCGCGACGGCGTGCGCCTGGTGCTCCCGGTCGACGTCGTGGTGAGCACCGAGATCAGCGACGACGCCGCGACCCGGGTGGTCCCCGCCGACGCGATCCCGGCCGGGCAGAAGGGCCTGGACATCGGCCCGGCCTCGGTGGCGCTGTTCCGCGAGCAGCTCGCCGACGCGCGCACGGTCGTCTGGAACGGCCCGATGGGCGTGTTCGAGAAGCGCCCGTTCGCCGAGGGCACGCGCGGCGTGGCCCAGGCGATCGCCGACGTGGACGGCTTCAGCGTCGTCGGGGGCGGGGACTCGGCCGCGGCCGTGCGCGCCCTCGGGCTCGACGAGTCCGCGTTCGGGCACGTCTCCACCGGCGGCGGCGCCAGCCTCGAGCTGCTCGAGGGCAAGGTCCTGCCGGGCCTCGCCGTCCTCGAGCAGTAG
- the uvrC gene encoding excinuclease ABC subunit UvrC: MADPATYRPAPGSIPDSPGVYKFRDATGRVVYVGKAKSLRSRLSSYFQDLAGLHPRTQTMVTTAASVEWTVVGTEVEALQLEYAWIKEFDPRFNVRYRDDKSYPSLAVTLHEEYPRLMVMRGPKKKGVRYFGPYAHAWAIRETLDLLLRVFPARTCSAGVFKRQRMAGRPCLLGYIEKCSAPCVERVGAEEHRRIVDDFCDFMAGQTSTYVRRLEKEMQVAAANLEFERAARLRDDIGALERAMEKQAVVFGDGTDADLIAVAEDELEAAVQVFHVRGGRVRGQRGLVVDKVEDVDTGGLVERFLEQFYLADGGQEVPREVLVPALPEDPDVVTEILRLHRGGRVDLRVPQRGDKRALLETVTRNAQQALALHKTKRASDLTTRSRALQEVQDALELDEAPLRIECIDVSNLQGDHVVASMVVFEDGLARKSEYRRFSVRGTGGQDDVASIHEVVTRRFRRYLEEREGVVAVEGTQDEHGAHAAGGGAPAGPAALDPDTGRPRRFAYPPNLLVVDGGPPQVAAAARALDELGIDDVALCGLAKRLEEVWLPGEDHPVVLPRTSEGLYLLQRVRDEAHRFAIAYHRQKRGKGMVESALDGVPGLGESRRRALLKHFGSLKRLRAASAEEVAEVPGIGPRTAEAVVAALAGQAPAAPAVNMTTGEVLD; this comes from the coding sequence GGGCCTGCACCCGCGCACCCAGACGATGGTCACCACCGCGGCCAGCGTCGAGTGGACCGTCGTCGGCACCGAGGTCGAGGCCCTCCAGCTGGAGTACGCCTGGATCAAGGAGTTCGACCCGCGGTTCAACGTCCGCTACCGCGACGACAAGAGCTACCCGAGCCTGGCGGTGACGCTGCACGAGGAGTACCCGCGCCTCATGGTCATGCGCGGGCCCAAGAAGAAGGGCGTGCGCTACTTCGGGCCGTACGCCCACGCGTGGGCCATCCGAGAGACCCTCGACCTGCTGCTGCGGGTGTTCCCGGCGCGCACGTGCAGCGCCGGCGTGTTCAAGCGCCAGCGCATGGCCGGGCGCCCCTGCCTGCTGGGCTACATCGAGAAGTGCTCGGCGCCCTGCGTGGAGCGGGTGGGGGCCGAGGAGCACCGGCGCATCGTCGACGACTTCTGCGACTTCATGGCGGGGCAGACGTCGACGTACGTCCGCCGCCTCGAGAAGGAGATGCAGGTCGCCGCCGCGAACCTCGAGTTCGAGCGGGCGGCGCGCCTGCGCGACGACATCGGCGCGCTCGAGCGGGCGATGGAGAAGCAGGCCGTGGTCTTCGGCGACGGCACCGACGCCGACCTCATCGCGGTCGCCGAGGACGAGCTCGAGGCGGCGGTGCAGGTCTTCCACGTGCGCGGCGGGCGGGTCCGCGGCCAGCGCGGCCTGGTCGTGGACAAGGTCGAGGACGTCGACACCGGCGGGCTCGTCGAGCGCTTCCTCGAGCAGTTCTACCTCGCCGACGGCGGCCAGGAGGTGCCCCGCGAGGTGCTCGTGCCGGCGCTGCCGGAGGACCCCGACGTGGTCACCGAGATCCTGCGGCTGCACCGCGGGGGGCGGGTCGACCTGCGGGTGCCGCAGCGCGGCGACAAGCGCGCGCTGCTCGAGACGGTCACCCGCAACGCGCAGCAGGCGCTGGCCCTGCACAAGACGAAGCGGGCGAGCGACCTGACGACGCGCAGCCGCGCGCTGCAGGAGGTGCAGGACGCGCTGGAGCTCGACGAGGCGCCGCTGCGCATCGAGTGCATCGACGTGTCGAACCTGCAGGGCGACCACGTGGTGGCCTCCATGGTGGTCTTCGAGGACGGACTGGCCCGCAAGTCCGAGTACCGCCGGTTCAGCGTGCGCGGCACCGGCGGGCAGGACGACGTCGCGAGCATCCACGAGGTCGTGACCCGGCGGTTCCGCCGCTACCTGGAGGAGCGCGAGGGCGTCGTCGCGGTGGAGGGCACCCAGGACGAGCACGGCGCGCACGCGGCGGGCGGCGGGGCCCCGGCCGGCCCGGCGGCCCTCGACCCGGACACGGGCCGGCCCCGGCGCTTCGCGTACCCGCCGAACCTGCTCGTCGTCGACGGCGGCCCCCCGCAGGTCGCCGCCGCGGCGCGGGCGCTCGACGAGCTCGGCATCGACGACGTCGCGCTGTGCGGGCTCGCCAAGCGCCTGGAGGAGGTGTGGCTGCCGGGGGAGGACCACCCCGTCGTGCTGCCCCGCACCAGCGAGGGCCTCTACCTGCTGCAGCGGGTGCGCGACGAGGCGCACCGGTTCGCCATCGCCTACCACCGCCAGAAGCGCGGCAAGGGCATGGTCGAGAGCGCGCTGGACGGCGTGCCCGGGCTCGGCGAGAGCCGCCGGCGCGCGCTGCTCAAGCACTTCGGCTCCCTCAAGCGGCTGCGCGCCGCGAGCGCCGAGGAGGTGGCCGAGGTGCCGGGCATCGGCCCCCGCACCGCCGAGGCCGTCGTCGCGGCGCTGGCCGGGCAGGCCCCCGCGGCCCCCGCCGTCAACATGACGACCGGCGAGGTGCTCGACTGA
- the secG gene encoding preprotein translocase subunit SecG — protein sequence MSWLEIVVSVLLLVTSTLMILLVLLHKGKGGGLSDMFGGGVSSSLGGSSVVERNLDRLTIAIGLLWAACIVALGLQMKL from the coding sequence GTGTCCTGGCTCGAGATCGTCGTCTCCGTCCTGCTCCTGGTCACGAGCACGCTCATGATCCTGTTGGTGCTGCTGCACAAGGGCAAGGGCGGCGGCCTGTCGGACATGTTCGGCGGCGGGGTGTCCTCGTCCCTCGGCGGCTCGTCCGTCGTGGAGCGCAACCTCGACCGGCTCACCATCGCGATCGGCCTGCTGTGGGCCGCGTGCATCGTGGCGCTCGGCCTGCAGATGAAGCTCTGA
- a CDS encoding gluconeogenesis factor YvcK family protein, whose translation MSRRPGRDAPSRIFHRRVVALGGGHGLAASLQALRRVTDDLTAVVTVGDDGGSSGRLRRELGVLPPGDLRMALAALCGDDDWGHTWSEVLQHRFASRGELHGHALGNLLIVALWERFGGNPVAALDLVGELLGAQGRVLPMATVPLEICATVGGLDPADPLATAEVRGQVAVATTPGRVLGIRVEPEEAPACAEAVAAVLAADAVVLGPGSWFTSVIPHLLVPGLAEAILTTPAQRVLALNLAPQAGETSGFSPETHLEVLAAHAPALRIDTVLADAGTVSDREGLERAAASLDARLVLAPVAVPGGEPRHDVELLAAAYAGIFADGRM comes from the coding sequence GTGAGCCGGCGCCCGGGGCGCGACGCACCGTCGCGGATCTTCCACCGGCGGGTCGTGGCCCTCGGCGGCGGGCACGGCCTCGCGGCGTCCCTGCAGGCCCTGCGCCGGGTCACCGACGACCTCACCGCGGTCGTGACCGTCGGGGACGACGGGGGCTCCAGCGGGCGGCTGCGCCGCGAGCTCGGGGTGCTGCCCCCCGGCGACCTGCGCATGGCCCTCGCGGCCCTGTGCGGCGACGACGACTGGGGGCACACCTGGAGCGAGGTGCTGCAGCACCGCTTCGCCAGCCGCGGCGAGCTGCACGGGCACGCCCTGGGCAACCTGCTCATCGTCGCGCTGTGGGAGCGGTTCGGGGGCAACCCGGTCGCAGCGCTCGACCTCGTCGGCGAGCTGCTGGGGGCGCAGGGCCGGGTGCTGCCGATGGCGACCGTCCCGCTGGAGATCTGCGCGACGGTCGGCGGGCTCGACCCCGCCGACCCGCTGGCCACCGCGGAGGTCCGCGGCCAGGTGGCCGTCGCCACCACCCCCGGGCGGGTGCTGGGCATCCGCGTGGAGCCGGAGGAGGCCCCCGCCTGCGCCGAGGCCGTCGCGGCGGTGCTCGCCGCGGACGCGGTCGTCCTCGGGCCGGGCAGCTGGTTCACCAGCGTCATCCCGCACCTGCTCGTGCCGGGCCTGGCCGAGGCGATCCTCACCACCCCGGCGCAGCGGGTGCTCGCGCTCAACCTCGCCCCGCAGGCGGGGGAGACGTCGGGCTTCTCGCCCGAGACGCACCTCGAGGTGCTGGCGGCGCACGCGCCCGCCCTGCGGATCGACACGGTGCTCGCGGACGCAGGTACTGTGAGCGACCGCGAGGGCCTGGAACGGGCGGCTGCGTCCCTCGACGCCCGGCTCGTCCTCGCGCCGGTGGCCGTGCCGGGCGGGGAGCCGCGCCACGACGTGGAGCTCCTCGCGGCGGCCTACGCCGGCATCTTCGCCGATGGGAGGATGTGA
- the tpiA gene encoding triose-phosphate isomerase — MARTPLMAGNWKMNLNHFEGVSLVQKVAQGLKDAKHDPAAGEVVVLPPFTDLRSVQTVVMGDRLDVRYGAQDLSPHDAGAHTGDVSGAMLKALGCSYVVVGHSERRADHHETDEVVAAKVQAAYRHDLVPILCVGEGLEVRRAGQHVEHTLAQLDGALGGVTEEQARTLVVAYEPVWAIGTGEVATPEDAQEVCAAVRGRLAERFSADVAQAVRVLYGGSVKGSNVAAIMAQPDVDGALVGGASLDAEDFVRICDVRGHGQPSGA, encoded by the coding sequence ATGGCCCGCACGCCGCTCATGGCCGGCAACTGGAAGATGAACCTCAACCACTTCGAGGGCGTCTCCCTCGTGCAGAAGGTGGCGCAGGGGCTGAAGGACGCCAAGCACGACCCGGCCGCCGGCGAGGTGGTCGTCCTCCCGCCGTTCACCGACCTGCGCTCGGTGCAGACGGTCGTCATGGGCGACCGCCTCGACGTGCGCTACGGCGCGCAGGACCTGTCGCCGCACGACGCGGGCGCGCACACCGGCGACGTGTCCGGCGCGATGCTCAAGGCCCTGGGCTGCTCGTACGTCGTGGTGGGCCACTCCGAGCGCCGGGCCGACCACCACGAGACCGACGAGGTCGTGGCGGCGAAGGTGCAGGCGGCGTACCGGCACGACCTGGTCCCGATCCTCTGCGTGGGGGAGGGCCTCGAGGTCCGCCGGGCCGGGCAGCACGTCGAGCACACGCTCGCCCAGCTCGACGGGGCGCTCGGCGGCGTCACCGAGGAGCAGGCCCGCACGCTCGTCGTGGCCTACGAGCCGGTGTGGGCGATCGGCACCGGCGAGGTGGCCACGCCCGAGGACGCCCAGGAGGTCTGCGCCGCGGTGCGGGGGCGGCTGGCCGAGCGCTTCTCCGCCGACGTGGCGCAGGCGGTGCGCGTGCTCTACGGCGGGTCGGTGAAGGGCTCCAACGTGGCCGCGATCATGGCCCAGCCCGACGTGGACGGCGCCCTCGTCGGCGGCGCGAGCCTCGACGCCGAGGACTTCGTCCGGATCTGCGACGTCCGGGGGCACGGGCAGCCGTCCGGCGCCTGA
- a CDS encoding biliverdin-producing heme oxygenase: MAPPRAAGRARDPEDVLVRLRSATARQHAAVEDALDLLDPALAGPAGAARLRAALAALLGFHRAVEAQVDAWAAGGAPEATALEWPHRRKAHLAAADLRAAGAGAQEVAGVAPMALPPLAGTGGALGALYVSEGSTLGGQVVARHLQGSGVPVPSVLRPYGGATGPRWQAYRATARAWAGDDPARADALVQGAVTTFDALDRHCRGLVPERAA, translated from the coding sequence GTGGCACCACCCCGTGCGGCGGGCCGCGCCCGCGACCCCGAGGACGTCCTCGTACGACTGCGCAGCGCGACGGCGCGGCAGCACGCCGCTGTCGAGGACGCCTTGGACCTGCTCGACCCGGCGCTCGCCGGGCCGGCGGGCGCGGCGCGGCTGCGGGCGGCCCTGGCCGCGCTGCTGGGGTTCCACCGCGCGGTCGAGGCCCAGGTCGACGCCTGGGCCGCCGGCGGGGCGCCGGAGGCCACCGCGCTGGAGTGGCCGCACCGGCGCAAGGCGCACCTGGCCGCGGCCGACCTGCGCGCCGCCGGCGCGGGCGCGCAGGAGGTGGCGGGCGTCGCGCCGATGGCCCTGCCGCCGCTCGCCGGCACCGGGGGAGCGCTGGGGGCCCTCTACGTGAGCGAGGGCTCCACCCTCGGCGGGCAGGTCGTCGCCCGGCACCTGCAGGGCAGCGGCGTGCCGGTGCCCTCGGTGCTGCGCCCCTACGGCGGGGCCACCGGGCCCCGGTGGCAGGCCTACCGCGCCACGGCGCGGGCGTGGGCCGGCGACGACCCGGCCCGGGCCGACGCGCTCGTGCAGGGGGCCGTGACGACGTTCGACGCGCTGGACCGCCACTGCCGCGGGCTGGTGCCGGAGCGCGCCGCGTGA